ACTGCACTGGACTTGAGCCACAACTCTCCTATTGACTTTAAAACTCCCCACAACCTTTTAATGACActcttaaaggaaaagaaaccatcTAGTAATGTCAGACATGGTCATTTATAGAACCACATGCTGAACCTATTGTAAATTATATGAGAGCATTAACACAAAATCTATGATCTGTTCAATGCAGCTCAAGGAAAcccaggtggttttttttaagttaaacaGCTTTGGAAGATGTCTGTGTTTTGAAACTTCAGGGGCAATGGCAGGAGTTAGGGGATTCTCTATGAATTTCTGAAGCTTttgtggaaaacaaaataaaacaaaacaactctcCTTGCAAGCCGCAAATAACCCATTAAGCAGAAGATTAAGGAGATACAATTTTTGTGTCTGTCCCAGTAAGGAGTTTTTCTTCAGAGGGAAGATCAGTAGTGGTACAAACAGAAGCCAATATAGCTATGAAAACATTGTCATCTGTTGTCTTACTTCATTGGATAACATCTTTGTCAGTAATAAAGACCACATGTAAAAACACTGTAAACCTTCTCTCATGACTGTACCAATTAATTTGATCATTCTAAGCAGagatttttcaaacattttttatcCACCTTAACTGTTAAATAATCAAAAATCCACTGAAGAGAtgcaaaataaatctgtaatAACCACACAAGAAACCTTAGCATTTCAGCAACAATAACTGCAATTAATTCAGTTAAGTAGAGTTTGTCCACTGctttcttttacagaaaatatgaaaatacaaatttcCTCTGCTAAACTGTGTTGCCAGCCTATACTAGGGCTGGAGAAACTTGCATTTATCAGAAAGATTTCATAGAGCCTTTAACATCGTACTCAGAAAGAATTGAAAGGTATTCAGAAATGAGCAAAGTGCTCTAACATATTTATGATTTAGAGagctgaagcacctctcctatggagacaggctgagagagttgggggttattcagcctggagaacagaaggctccaggaagaccttagagcacctttCAGTACCTGTAAGGTGggacaagagagctggagagggacttttgacaagggctTGGAGTGATatgacaagggggaatggccttaagctgaaagagggcagggttagattagatattaggaagacattcttcactgtgaggttggggaggccctggcacaggtttcccagagaagttgtggatgccccattcctggaagtgttcaaggccaggctgaatggggctttgagcaacctggtctagtggaaggtgtccctacccatggcaagggggttggacctaaatgatctttaaggtcccttccaacccaagccattctgtgattccatgattctctaaAAACAGTGACAGGAATAACCACCAGCAAATATTCCTTGCCTAGGATTCATGCAAGTGTTAGTAGATATCTTTGCAAGCAAAACATGGTcaagttttaaaatgaaaaatggtaGAAAAAGCTACAATTTCTCATTTCATATTAAATAGCACCTTTGAAGTTTCACCACACCATTCTCCAGGACCCAGCTATAAGCACAGTGTAAGTGCAAAACCTGGCTACAGCTCCTGGAGCACTTACATGCAGTCAGTGCTTGGCACAGGAGTGTAATTCCCATGGACGTGGCTGCGGATGGCGAGGCACATGAGCTCGCTGCGGTCCGAAGGCAGGATCGTCCCCGGCCTCGTGAGGAGGCCCAGGTTGTGATAAAAGGTGTTCCTCTGCTCCGTCCCGTCTTCCAGGAAGAAACAGTGCCCCAGGGTGTCATAGCCAATGGTGTCTTTTACCTGGGAAAACGGATACAGGCTACAGTAGGAGCTACAACTGATGTGCTTTGCTTAGCAATAAATTCCCAAAACACTGATGGAGCGGGTTTGCCACCCCCTCTGCACAGCGAGAGGTGTCTCCATCAGTCCCTGAGCTGACTCGAAGTACATGCAGTGTGCATAGCTGTGGACTGATCTGATACAGCAAAACTGCTATCAAAATGACTCTGAAGAAGATCACATGcataattaaaggaaaaattcaaaGTGCTTGATTTAAAACCGCCCTCAGCTCTAAAAGAGAATATTTGAGTCAGTGTCATGGAGTGACTAGCTGCATAAAGATATGTAAATATAAGTGTGTCTCGCATGATAAACCAACAAATTAGCATGGTTAATCCAGAAATTTTCATGACTGCAACACTTccaaaataaagtaataaattctttaaatgtgaaataaattGTATTAATGAGATTTCTGGTTTTCTCCTCCATTCTCAGAAGGTGCCTGGCCACTTCATTCCTGTAATGATCATCTTGGGCAGAGATGATATTTTACCATTTCAGTCTATTTAATATTAATTGACATGCTCAGGGATATTGCATTAAACCCTAATTCGACCAAGAGGACTTAGCACAATCCTCCTTTGATGCACAGTCTTATGAAGATAAATTCAGAAATCcttcctttaaatttaaatactAGATCAGGCTAGTTAAAATACCAGCTATTTGTTACTAAATCTTGCTGAAATCTTAACTTTGTACTCAAATGATCCCTGTCAGCATATATATATTCCCTCTCCAGGCACACAAAATTCCTGTTGACGTCAGTTATGTCTATGTTAGACTGCAAGATTAACTAATATTAACCTACTTGGTTATTTTTGTATACAGAGGGATACTTGAAATAAAtccatttcatagaatcatatccTGTAATTTCCCTTTAATGGGCTGCAACTGTACATAACATCTGGAGTCACAAACAGTATAGTCCCCATAGGTATATCTCTGCTAGATTTCATTGTTTTCCTGGCAGTCACCCCTCTGACTTTTCATCTGCTGCTCTTGTTTCTGCCTCAATGAGGTGTTCAAAAGAGAGTTAAAAATACACCACAACACAAACAGATACCCAGCTCTACTGATGGAGTGTTGGAAATCCACTGACCCTGCACACAGGTACAGCTCCTCAGAATGAGCTGCAGGGAGAGTGACAGAGAACCTACGTACAGCAACACTGAACatgtccctccctgccagccaaGTCTGGGAAATACAGATCTAGGAAATGGATTTAGACAAAAATGCAACTGTCTCTGCCAGCCCGCTAAGATCAATAAGCCTGGCTACTTCTGCTCTCCCAAGTGATGGGCTGAAGCTGCACTAAGGAGGCCACGGAGGATTAATTTTGGAAAGAGCGCTAACAACAAACCACTCATTGTTTTAAACAGCATTTCAATTGTAGAGTTTCATTCTTCTACATTTAGCTGCAGTTTGACTAATCTGTGCTTCAAATGGCTGCATGAAAAACCAGACTTGTATCCAAAACCAGATTTTAGCTTTAATTAACATGATTAGTCCCAGCTTCAGAATTGCATGGCAGGCCTGAAAAGTTACATACAGGACACTATAGTGATCACTCTCCTGACCAGAAATAACGTGATTAAAAGATCACTTCCATTTGCACTGGAAGATAAGGGTCCACATATCAGAACAAAACCCCAGTCAATTCCAGCATAGCACCAATAGAAAATACAAGCCTGGAAAGGCACCCACCTGCAGCACTGTCACAGTGGCACATTACTGTGTGTGCCAGCATGAAACACTGTCCACAACACAGGCTGCAGCCTTGCTGCTGTGTCCAACAGCAGATGATTAAGGTGTCTCTAAACACTGAATTATATATAGTTCGGCAACACAATATAAGTGACCTTTATGCACTGCAACATCAGACATGAAAGACTGCAGCAGCCTGCACATGCCTGACGTGGGTCTGGCCACAGAGACAGGTCACAGCCTGTTTCCAGCTTCCATGAGGAACCCAAGCTGCCACTGGCTTGCAAAGCAGCACCAGCCTGGCACGCGTAGCAgcagatggggaagggccttgcGGGCAGCTCTGCATAACCCGTGCACAGCAGAGTACCAACCAATGTCCCTCTAAAAATTATGTCTTCTAAACCCTCAGGACAGGAATGGGGAAACCACCTCTCTGGTTTACTCTGCCTCAAGGGCTGGAGTTTCATAATTTGATGCTGAAGCATCAGATGTTATTTAACTGCCCTCTATGTTATTTGACTGCCTTGCTCTGATACACATACTCTTCTCGGgaactgcaaatattttaattcattttaaagcaaggctttttattacattttaattactcTTTTTCTTAATGACTATATATCAAAACCACATTTCTTCCACAGAATCACATATTTTAAATCACATATTTAAAATCTATTCACTGATTCACAGACTCAAAGCCCACAGCAATCACATGAGTAGGGCTCCATCTCACACTTTGAGTCTTGATTCACAACTATTTCATCCCACATATCCAGATAAACCTCTTTTTGATAAAAGATAACCTCTTTGATAACCTCTTTTCTGATAAAGAGCAAGACCATATGCCATTCTTTAAAGGACCATTATTAGCATAAAGCTTAATTTTTCATCCTAGGCAGGTTACTTCAATTCCAGAGGTTTAATACCcacaggaggagaaagaaataatctACATCCACATGTACTAGACAAGTCTTCTGACAACCTAAGGGCTCTCTACACAGAATCAGGCTCTGCAGACAGAGTAAATGATGAATATTAGAAGGCAATTAATAATTGTGAGTGATATGGACAATAtaaatgaagtttaaaataCATGAACAGTGCTCCCAAATGGTACAGGTCCAGCATCCCATTCTCATTAATGCATCTTTTCAGGAGGACTCTTTCACACATAGAGCACATGTATGTTGTGTCTTACACAGCTTTATCTCCAGGACTGAGAAAAAGTTGTCAGGAAAAACACAGGAGGTCATGGATAACTCAGGGAATGTCTCTGGGTGAGCGCACATCAGGTGAATGAGGAAATGCCCACAGATACCAAAACACCACTCAGGGTCTTGCAGAGCACACAGCAACTGACTGGACATGTTGGGACTGGAGCAGGAATCTCTCTTTTCCAGCTGAGATTCTTTTGTTGTTaaagccttcttttttttttttttacgttCCTCTTTACAATGCCCTTGTGAGGATCTAGGTCAAAGCCAAGTTCCTGAGGTCTTTTCTGGCACTGAAGCGGCAGTTTGGGTCTGTCCTGCTCATATTTCATTCCCTTGGTCATGTGAACATTTTTGGATATATTTCACATTGCCCTGACTTGAACAACCCCTGTCTTTTTTTATCACCATTGAAAATTAAAGGTCCATTGCTTCAGCCAACTCCATTTAAAGTCCATTGCTTTAATATTAAATGAAAGTTCCTGTTATGACAAATTGGCCAGAATTACCAAGGCAAAGATTTCACTACATCTGATCACACCTTTGATAATATTAATTAGGCTATGCTAAGAACCTTACATTCATTTCAAAGAACTGCACTACCAGAGGAACAGTCCTAACTCCAACACCAGGCAAATAAAGTTGAGAAGTTGGTATATTTCTTGGGTAAAAGATGCCTTATTTCAATGTTCTGATTTCTCTTTACATCACAAATGGCATGTGCTGTTTAGCACTGGCTAAGCAAAGAGCTGAACTTGGTACTAATAAAATATGTCTCCTACCAGAAGGCCATGAGTTCCATGTATGGCAACACACCTAGAGAAGCAGTGGTGGATAGCCAGGTTATCGAGGTACGTTGGGCGTCCATATCCTCCTCTCTCATCCACATCCTCAGCCAAGTGAAAATGCACAGGGTAACTGCCTAGGATTTGCTGCCCCATGTTTTTTAATTCCACTCCTGACATGTGAACAGAGCTAAAATTCCTTAGGATCTGTTGAGACAAATGTAGATCCAAGTAAAGCATTACAATAGAAacacatacaaaaagaaaaacgggtttgggctttttttctctcatcagGCAATATGTTTACAGAGTAAAATGGGGTCTGATCCCAGGAGGAAGTGTCAGCTCCCTATTTCCACTCACATCAGCTCAGgacctgcagagccctgtgccgGCAGCTGCACACCTACGGGCTCAGGGCTGCCAAGGAGCAGCTGCCAAACAGCATGTGCAGTGTTTAGCAATAGCAGTGACAGACACGGTACTCCTGCCAACTACAGAAAGGGGGAGCATTTGCTACCAGGCTCTATTTCCTGGCAGCTTTTACTCTTAAGTGATTTTTAGCCCAGACCTGCACAGCTCCCTGATTTCCACCGACTGGTGGAGGAGCAGTTTTATATAAAGCCCCCACCACAGCAAGACTCTGTGCCTCCACCTAGAACATGAAGCATAACAGGGTGAGATCCAGCAATCCAGCACTTCTCTGAGGGAGCGGGTGTGCTCTGCAGAAAGCACAATTTCTTCAGTGGTACCCTGTGAACTAACTTCACATTAACTCTACTGACAGCAATGCTGCTAAAAAATCCCCTCTAACCCATAGAAGGGTATATTTTCGCAGACACAGTGAAGAAAATGGAACAAACTTACAGCAAGTCCGTTGCAAAACAGGCCAACAAACTTCCCCCTTCTTCATAGACAGATATACCTTTTCCCCCAGACACAATGTTAGTTTCGTGCATTAATCCTTTCACTTGTTTACAAAGGAAAGGACCTATCTGAAACCACCTACAAGCACATGCATTAAAAGTTACTCACTTTTATGTGTCCTCCAAATGtatcaaaagagaaaaactggCATTGGTTTTGCCCATAACAGGAGTCTTCCATTTCTCCTTGAATAAGTATGTTTCTAGTGAGAAGACCAACCTCTGCCCGCATGTCGACACCATCTATGACTTCTCCCATGTGCAGATAAAGTGGGCTGCCTGTGGAAATCACAAACCTTTTAATTCAGAGTGAGCACAGTGTATTTGTTATTGTATTGTTCTGAGTAAGTGTACACCTTTCATTTAAGAAATCACCAATTCTGGGGATGTGCCCAGTACCTGATCCCAGAAGAGATCAACACTTCCTCAGGCTTCTACAGAGGACTGCTGCCTCTGGACAAACTTCCAAGTCCCAGTATAATATTGGGCCCTTCAGCTCTCATATGTGCCCATGTGTTAAAAAGGTAATTAGAATGTAACAGATGAGACAATGTAAATAATTACTACAAACAATTAGTTTGATAAAAATATTTCGTACCATCAATTTTCACTTGATTACTTTTACATTCAGGACAAGGAAGGAGATTAAACTCTTCAGCCTGATGCATAGAATAGTCTGTACTGGCAATGACTATACGGTCACCAGGTAGCCAACTTGTAACCTCGTCCACCAGATGAATAATTATACCTTTGGTCACTTCCACTTTAAATCCATTATGAGGCACTCCTGAAAAATGAAGCAATCAATTATTTTTACAGTTCCACATGACAGAATCATGCAATTAACTGAAGAGCATaccaatttaatttttatctagATAACTCTGTGCATGATAAAAGTGCTCTAGCCATTAACTATGCCAGTGCCATCTCTTTGTGGGCAGATAAAATGTTACTTTGAGAGAGAATTGTTGTTAGTTTGGTCACTGTCCAAGTGAGCCAAAGATTATGGTATGATTATCATTTCATTGTTCAGGTTTACGGCAGCcgaaaaaagcaaagcaacagaagaaaagcaattgTCAGGGAAGACCGAACCTTTTATCCACCCACTGAAAGCAGTAACAGTGAAACGGGTGCCGTCGTAGGTGAGGAAATCTCTTCTGGCTATGGCTAACCCCGTTGTTCCATTCCCGTGATACTCCCGCTTATCTTCTGCTGTGGAGAGCTGATCCCCTCCTAGGATCCCCACCAGCGCCCAGGgctgcctgaaggagacagggAAGGAGCAAACCAGTGACATCCCGAGCCCTCCACCCCGCAGAAATCTTAGGCAGGAGGAAGCAAGCAGAGCGACACGACTTCCCTCCCTCTGGCACGGGTTGCCCGCCGAACCTCTACCCGGGGTACCCtccgccccccgcccgcgggCCCTGccgagccccgctccgcccctCGGTCGGGACGAGCCCCCGGCGGAGCGCGGCCCCGGCGGAGCTGTCCATGGTggctccgctcccgccccccTCTGCTCCCGCCCCCGCCTCACCTGTATCCCAGGCGGGCGATGAACCTGCTGCCCAGGCGGTCCCGCAGCAGCAGCCGCGTCTCTGGCGTGAGGCTGCGGGCGGCCGAGTCCCCCACGGCCGCCGCCACCACGCTGCCGGGGGGCTGCCGGGCCAGGAAGGCTCTCAGCCGCCGGCCCTCGCCCGGCCGCAGGTGGGTGTCGAAGCGCCCCGCCGCCAGCACCCGCGCCGTGCCGCCGTCCAGGACGCGGAGGTTGAGCCCGCGGCTGCCCCACCTCCTCTCGGAGGAGTAGGGGCCGTGCCGGAGCCCGCCGGGGTGCAGCGTCTTGTCCAGGAGGGTCCAGGAGCGGGGCCGTCGGCCGTGCAGCTCCAGGACGCCGCCGCGACCCACGCCCACGAACTTCTGCCCGAAGCCCTCCACGGCCGCCCCCTCGGCGGCTCGCCCGTACAGCGAGATGGTGGCCCGCGAGCCGTAGGGGCAGCGCTCCGAGCCGATGTGTAGCTCCCCGCCGTCGTGGATGAGGATGTAGCGGGCCCGCAGGGTGATGGGCGGCCCGTGGGGGCGGTCGGCGAACACGAGCATCCCTGCGTGGcgaggggagcggagcggggctgggTGCGCGCACAGCCGGGCCGGGAGGTGCTCCCACCGGTGGGCACGGCTGGGCTGCCCCCCGCGGTACGCGGgctccggggcggcggcggcccctcTTACCTCCGTCGCGGATGACGAGGGAGTGGAAGGCGGCGGAGCTCTCGAGGCGCAGGGCCGCCCCCCGGCCCACCACGGCGGCGCGGCGGGTGTCGGAGCCGGGTCGCCACGGGACGAGGTGCGGGACGGCCTCCGGGCAGGGCCCTGCAAGAGacgggcggcggcagcggcggggtCGGGAGGTGGAGGGGAGCGGAGGGGCGCGGTACCGACCTGATGCGCTGCCGCCGTTCGCTGCTCCAAGGCGCGTCCCGCGTCGGCACCAGGACCAGGACCGTCTCCGGGTCCGGCGCgaagggcaggaggagccaCGGCTCCCCGAGGCTCCCCGCGCTCGGCACGTCTCGGGCAGTCCCGCATCCTCTACCTGCATCCCGGGGCCgtggggccgcccccgcccgcaaCACGTGCGCCGCGGCTGTGCACGGAGCCGGCGAGTGGCACATTTTGCTTTCGATGTGTTTTGGTTTcgttgtttggggtttttttccttttttcccccctccactTAACGTCGCAAGAACGAAAGCAGAACCCCCCTTCCCGCTCCACACAACCCCGGACACGGCGAGGCACCAGAACAGCAGCGCGGACAGAGGGAGCCGGCGCGGAGCAAACCCAGCGGCGGATCGACGAGCGGCACTGGCGCGTTCCAAACTTCGCTGCAGACGCTTACCTGGAGCGTCCCGGCAGCGCCGACCGCGGACTCTGCCCGACGCCTCTCGGAGCTGCCGGCCCGGGCTGCCGGGCACCCAGCGGGGCAGGCAGGGCAAGGGCAGGCAGGCGCAGGCAGCTCCCGCTCTGCCGCTCCGTCTGCCTCCCCTCCGCCTCCCTATTTATATCCATCTCCCAACCGCTGGCGGTGCCCGCACTGTTTACAGCGGCGGAGCCGCTGGCTCCTCCCAGCCGGGGACGATCCCTCCAGCCTGGACGTATATCTGCGACCGGCGCCCTGATGCCCGGGACCGGGAGGAGCCCCGCTGCCAGCAGGAAAAGTCTTCCCCAGCTACGAgccccgggggctgcgggcTCCTCGCCGAGCTCCCAGGGGTGATGGGGAGCGGCCTCGGGGGGTCTGTGCAGACCCACAGAGCACTCAGCTGTGCTTAGCAGCCCCGTGCAAAGTGTGTTTCTGAGTGCCAGCTGCCTTCCCAAGGGCTGAGGGGGCTCTAGCCCCAGCCCCCGAAGTGCTTACCGGAGCTTGGCATGCCTCGGCCCTTCTTGAGGGGCAGCTGACACCTCTGGCAGCTTCCCGTGGGGGTGttttgccctgtgctgtccTGTGTCTGGCAGATCTATGGGCAACACTGTaacccagcagctgcaaaagCTCCCCTGACAGCAGGTGAGCAGAGAGGTATCTGCCACTTCACCTCCCATCATCTTCCAAATCAACCTGTAGTCAGTCTGCAGTGAGAGGAAAAGACTTAGAAGATACTCTGACAAGACACAGCCTCAAAGAAAACCACATGCTTTTAAACCCCCTGGCCTGGGGCTGCCTTCCTGGGGCTTTGCAGGCTCCAGTGTCAAAGGACATGGCACTGTCTGTCACATCATCACACCTATCACTGACCATCACACACTGGTTTGTTTTCCATGTACCAgaacacccttttttttttataggctCTAAAATACAGCACAGCTGAGCTTCTGGGTGGCACATAAATACAGGTCCCTGCTTTACTGCAGCCACTGCCTTCTCTCTCCCAGAGCTGTAATCCCTCATCTCCACTCCACAACACAACATCCA
The DNA window shown above is from Pseudopipra pipra isolate bDixPip1 chromosome 12, bDixPip1.hap1, whole genome shotgun sequence and carries:
- the LOC135420945 gene encoding inactive cell surface hyaluronidase CEMIP2-like isoform X4; protein product: MRDCPRRAERGEPRGAVAPPALRAGPGDGPGPGADAGRALEQRTAAAHQVGTAPLRSPPPPDPAAAAARLLQGPARRPSRTSSRGDPAPTPAAPPWWAGGRPCASRAPPPSTPSSSATEVRGAAAAPEPAYRGGQPSRAHRWEHLPARLCAHPAPLRSPRHAGMLVFADRPHGPPITLRARYILIHDGGELHIGSERCPYGSRATISLYGRAAEGAAVEGFGQKFVGVGRGGVLELHGRRPRSWTLLDKTLHPGGLRHGPYSSERRWGSRGLNLRVLDGGTARVLAAGRFDTHLRPGEGRRLRAFLARQPPGSVVAAAVGDSAARSLTPETRLLLRDRLGSRFIARLGYRQPWALVGILGGDQLSTAEDKREYHGNGTTGLAIARRDFLTYDGTRFTVTAFSGWIKGVPHNGFKVEVTKGIIIHLVDEVTSWLPGDRIVIASTDYSMHQAEEFNLLPCPECKSNQVKIDGSPLYLHMGEVIDGVDMRAEVGLLTRNILIQGEMEDSCYGQNQCQFFSFDTFGGHIKILRNFSSVHMSGVELKNMGQQILGSYPVHFHLAEDVDERGGYGRPTYLDNLAIHHCFSRCVAIHGTHGLLVKDTIGYDTLGHCFFLEDGTEQRNTFYHNLGLLTRPGTILPSDRSELMCLAIRSHVHGNYTPVPSTDCMAVSTFWIANPNNNLIENAAAGAQDVGIWYIFHRVPTGQSEGRYPEGQAEHTPLGVFYNNRVHSNFKAGLFIGKGVKTTRANAEDPREYLTVDNARFRPHQDADPEKPRVPAVIDHLIAFKNNDHGAWARGGDIIFRNSGFSDNGIGLTLASDGTFPTDEGSSLEVTRSIFVGESSNFGSQGGQNSYWGKGANGEYRTLPRNKTFPIRGFQIYDGPVRMARCTFKKFTSTVDRHSSAIGFFMKNSWQISPQNNVSQILMEKSVGLKVFFGRPGQWFGNNDNDGDKMSIFHDLDGSVTGYPDTFVGRADNYLLRHPGCLTVPRWNGVMCTGKFAQLYIQARRPENLTLSIARAAYPSHPVRLQGVNRGALYQQYQPVVMLEQDYVIQWDGRAPEDVILYPINFNRGDWLRVALCYPREAVFQVVGDIYQRRTGTVHSVQHYLAAPSIALNRTRERLFYFDRGSGSKWISRLEYLGQVYVCIQAVICIPAQRMADFLAGLSTLCIPAT